One genomic segment of Paenibacillus durus includes these proteins:
- a CDS encoding ABC transporter permease: MRKEVKMGIFGLGLVIPSFLLLSVIVIIPIILSFFESLRNETGGYDLSRYVYLFTDEGMRANIVFTLQVTIVSCVIVLAVSYALAVYMRFSTGRLVDLIRKTYMIPIFIPGVIATYGLINLLGNHGWLSRWLLLFGGTLPRIIFDQKGIIIANLWFNIPFTTMLLSSALAGIPNAVIESAKDIGASRLRIFFRIILPLSYKTFLVAVTFVFMGVIGSFTAPFLVGPNAPQMLGVSMEQVFSVFQEREQAAAISFFTFLLCSVLGFFYIRTMVKEETARP; the protein is encoded by the coding sequence ATGAGGAAGGAAGTGAAAATGGGGATATTCGGACTTGGTCTGGTTATCCCCTCCTTTCTCTTGTTGTCTGTGATCGTAATCATTCCGATTATATTGTCTTTTTTTGAAAGTCTTCGTAACGAAACCGGCGGGTACGACCTCAGCCGTTATGTGTATTTGTTTACGGATGAGGGGATGCGCGCGAATATCGTGTTTACTCTTCAGGTGACGATTGTTTCCTGTGTGATTGTGCTCGCTGTCAGCTACGCACTTGCGGTATACATGCGCTTCAGCACCGGCAGGCTGGTAGATTTAATCCGCAAAACGTATATGATTCCGATCTTTATTCCCGGGGTGATCGCGACCTACGGCCTGATCAACCTGCTGGGGAACCACGGCTGGCTGTCCCGCTGGCTGCTGTTGTTCGGGGGAACGCTTCCGCGCATTATTTTTGATCAAAAGGGCATTATCATTGCGAATCTCTGGTTCAATATCCCGTTTACGACGATGCTGCTCAGCTCGGCACTGGCGGGAATCCCGAACGCGGTCATTGAGAGCGCCAAAGATATCGGAGCCAGCCGGTTGCGCATCTTTTTCCGTATCATCCTGCCGCTATCCTACAAAACATTTCTCGTCGCGGTTACCTTCGTGTTCATGGGTGTCATCGGTTCATTTACCGCTCCGTTTCTGGTCGGTCCGAATGCGCCCCAAATGCTCGGCGTGTCGATGGAGCAGGTGTTCAGCGTCTTCCAGGAGCGCGAGCAGGCTGCGGCGATTTCCTTCTTTACGTTCCTGCTGTGCTCGGTGCTCGGGTTCTTCTACATCCGTACAATGGTGAAAGAAGAGACGGCCAGGCCATGA
- a CDS encoding DUF47 domain-containing protein — protein MRLRKKDIFFETLENMADAIVQAADYFAQHLSDLSDLEVFAGEMKKYESLCDTYTHTVIKELNKTFITPLERDDIMALITSMDDVIDGLEASATRFYMYNMTQTDEYIGQFAEILRQSSYEIQKAVHLVSQKKLLAVREHTIRLNDLENQGDEVLRNCTKALFAQVKDPIELIKRKELYERLETTTDKCEDVANILESIIMRNS, from the coding sequence ATGAGGCTGAGAAAAAAGGACATTTTCTTCGAGACGCTTGAAAATATGGCCGATGCGATCGTCCAGGCTGCGGATTATTTCGCCCAGCACCTTTCCGATTTGAGCGATCTGGAAGTGTTTGCCGGAGAAATGAAGAAATATGAATCCCTGTGTGATACATATACGCACACGGTTATTAAAGAGCTGAACAAGACGTTCATTACCCCGCTGGAGCGCGACGATATCATGGCGCTGATCACAAGCATGGACGATGTCATCGACGGACTTGAGGCTTCCGCTACCCGTTTCTATATGTACAACATGACCCAGACAGACGAATACATCGGCCAATTTGCCGAAATTCTCCGCCAGTCTTCTTATGAGATTCAGAAGGCGGTTCATCTGGTGTCGCAGAAGAAGCTTCTGGCTGTCCGCGAACATACGATTCGGCTGAACGACCTGGAGAATCAGGGCGATGAAGTGCTGCGCAACTGTACTAAGGCATTGTTCGCGCAGGTCAAGGATCCGATTGAACTGATTAAGCGCAAGGAGCTGTACGAGCGTTTGGAGACGACGACGGACAAATGCGAAGACGTAGCCAACATACTTGAATCAATTATTATGCGTAACTCATAA
- a CDS encoding extracellular solute-binding protein codes for MFRMKKRFTVLTALALSFSILAGCGTANNNSAGSAAAGGSASPAASNSASSSAPVEIQFYFTGSQNVKNLWDQLTPMFEEKNPDVKVKLVYIPSGTGAQPTYDRILAAKQAGKGSGGIDLYEDGLPVVTQGQKDDVWDSLSTSSVPNLAKVDAKTMQDVANLAVPYRSSAVVLAYNSEKVTQPPRTLDEVFDWIKKNPERFAYNDPSTGGSGSSFVTTTLYKDLPEEAIHSDDPAIEKDWAKGFATLKELGPYLYGKGIYPKKNQGTLDLLTSGEVDMIPSWSDMVLEQLDKGQLPATIKMQQITPGFNGGPTYLMVPKLSEKKEAVYKFLDFVLSPEAQAVMVKTMHGFPGIQLTNMPQDIQDSFKGVSEGFRNFNVGELSKEINKRWQSDVAAQ; via the coding sequence ATGTTTCGTATGAAAAAACGTTTTACTGTACTGACAGCTCTGGCGTTGTCTTTCTCGATTCTGGCTGGCTGCGGTACAGCGAATAACAATTCAGCAGGCTCCGCCGCCGCAGGCGGTTCCGCATCCCCGGCAGCAAGCAATTCCGCCTCTTCCAGCGCACCGGTCGAAATTCAGTTTTATTTTACAGGCTCCCAGAACGTAAAGAACTTGTGGGATCAGCTTACGCCCATGTTTGAAGAAAAAAATCCGGACGTCAAAGTGAAACTCGTGTATATTCCTTCCGGCACCGGCGCTCAACCGACCTATGACCGTATTTTGGCCGCCAAGCAAGCGGGCAAGGGCTCTGGCGGTATTGACCTTTATGAAGATGGTCTGCCCGTTGTCACCCAAGGTCAAAAAGACGATGTCTGGGATTCGCTGAGCACAAGCTCCGTACCGAATCTCGCCAAAGTCGATGCTAAAACGATGCAGGATGTCGCCAATCTGGCGGTGCCTTACCGTTCGTCCGCCGTCGTGCTCGCGTATAACAGTGAGAAGGTGACACAGCCTCCGCGTACGCTGGACGAGGTGTTCGACTGGATTAAGAAGAATCCTGAACGTTTTGCTTATAACGACCCGTCCACCGGCGGCTCCGGCAGCTCTTTCGTAACGACGACTCTCTATAAAGATTTGCCTGAAGAGGCGATTCACAGCGACGATCCGGCCATCGAGAAGGACTGGGCCAAAGGCTTTGCGACGCTGAAGGAACTGGGACCTTACCTGTACGGCAAAGGCATTTATCCGAAAAAGAATCAAGGCACGCTTGATCTGCTAACGAGCGGAGAGGTCGACATGATTCCGTCCTGGTCGGACATGGTGCTTGAACAGCTCGATAAAGGCCAGCTTCCGGCCACGATCAAAATGCAGCAAATTACACCGGGCTTCAACGGCGGACCGACTTATCTGATGGTACCGAAGCTGTCCGAGAAGAAAGAAGCCGTCTATAAATTCCTGGACTTCGTCCTGTCGCCGGAAGCGCAGGCTGTCATGGTGAAGACGATGCATGGCTTCCCGGGAATTCAGCTGACGAACATGCCGCAGGACATTCAGGATTCGTTTAAAGGCGTGTCGGAAGGCTTCCGTAATTTCAATGTCGGCGAACTGAGCAAAGAGATCAACAAACGCTGGCAGAGCGACGTGGCGGCCCAATGA
- a CDS encoding DUF3048 domain-containing protein, which translates to MMPIRSSSRLAAGILLSSLALSACGPQPAEPPAVSSAPPLSSAAPALATPVPAPSPAPSPVSVSGLTGLPVTETLLPRPLAVMINNAPAARPQSGLTKADLLYEVLAEGGITRLIAIYQSQPGIPKIGPVRSIRPYLIDIGESYGGVTVHAGGSPAAYAILQRQHKEDMDEIGRAGAYFWRDKSRKAPHNLYTSEDKLRAGAEKLGYGGAVEVQGYSFTNPDDVPAGGEPASEFKVRFLLQSYTVDYKYDSASRTYARWVNGKQHLDKDSGEPVEAANIIVMGADHKVLDEAGRLSVNLELGGEAMLFQRGEVTRGRWVRKPGDIIRFVQDGKEAALYPGVTHFLIVPNTPSFASHVAVTPS; encoded by the coding sequence ATGATGCCAATCCGTTCCAGTTCCAGGCTGGCGGCAGGAATACTGCTGTCCTCGCTTGCTCTTTCCGCCTGCGGTCCGCAACCTGCGGAACCCCCCGCCGTTTCCAGCGCACCGCCGCTATCCTCGGCTGCCCCGGCGCTTGCGACGCCCGTTCCAGCGCCGTCGCCCGCCCCGTCCCCGGTGTCCGTGTCCGGACTAACCGGGCTCCCTGTCACGGAAACGCTGCTTCCCCGGCCGCTTGCCGTGATGATCAACAACGCGCCGGCCGCCCGTCCCCAGTCGGGACTGACTAAGGCCGATCTTCTATACGAGGTGCTGGCCGAAGGGGGGATTACGCGGCTGATCGCGATTTACCAGAGCCAACCCGGCATCCCCAAAATCGGGCCGGTCCGCAGCATTCGTCCGTACCTGATCGACATCGGCGAGTCTTATGGCGGTGTTACCGTGCATGCGGGCGGAAGTCCCGCGGCCTATGCCATTTTGCAGAGACAGCATAAAGAGGACATGGACGAAATCGGAAGGGCCGGGGCCTACTTCTGGCGGGATAAGAGCCGCAAAGCGCCCCACAATTTATATACAAGCGAAGATAAGCTTCGGGCCGGAGCGGAGAAGCTCGGATACGGCGGGGCGGTGGAAGTGCAGGGATATTCTTTTACCAATCCGGATGATGTCCCGGCGGGCGGGGAACCCGCGAGCGAGTTCAAGGTCCGCTTCTTGCTCCAAAGCTATACAGTCGATTACAAGTATGATTCCGCTTCGCGCACCTATGCAAGATGGGTTAATGGTAAGCAGCATCTGGACAAGGACAGCGGCGAGCCGGTCGAAGCAGCCAACATAATCGTCATGGGGGCAGACCACAAGGTGCTTGACGAGGCAGGCAGATTGTCCGTCAACCTGGAGCTTGGAGGAGAAGCTATGCTGTTCCAGCGGGGAGAGGTCACGCGAGGCAGATGGGTCCGCAAACCCGGCGACATCATAAGGTTCGTCCAGGACGGTAAGGAGGCGGCGCTGTACCCGGGAGTCACCCATTTTTTGATTGTGCCGAACACGCCCTCTTTTGCAAGCCATGTAGCCGTTACGCCTTCGTAA